A single Callithrix jacchus isolate 240 chromosome 4, calJac240_pri, whole genome shotgun sequence DNA region contains:
- the LOC103792249 gene encoding uncharacterized protein LOC103792249, translated as MGRTRTATFTLVSDMLAALAQPLAAPARPEAAPHARRHRRRSRAPLERGRRRSAVSSERQRRGARAIPGERDAGHGRGPGRGGRAGRGAAAAAAAGGEEASPPGPGAALAARPQPRAQRRGPSRLPRARPRRHVPRPPPAGARERPGSAARRAPWSGGTAVRGAASGAALRGGGSPGPGALFPEGTSQAKPAPAPAGTPGHRLLGLLPAGVPGRPEGPRLAAQGGQAFPSEPRHAARSVPHGACSDVVRSLW; from the coding sequence ATGGGCCGGACCCGGACGGCAACTTTTACCTTGGTATCCGACATGTTGGCTGCGCTCGCCCAGCCGCTCGCCGCGCCCGCTCGGCCCGAGGCGGCCCCTCACGCGCGGCGCCACCGCCGCCGCAGCCGCGCGCCCCTCGAGCGCGGCCGCCGACGCTCCGCCGTGAGCTCCGAGAGGCAGCGCCGAGGCGCGCGGGCCATCCCGGGGGAGCGCGACGCGGGGCACGGCCGCGGCCCGGGGAGGGGCGGGCgcgcggggcggggcgcggcggcggcggcggcggcgggcggggaGGAGGCCTCGCCGCCGGGCCCAGGCGCCGCTCTAGCGGCGCGGCCCCAGCCCAGAGCGCAGCGCCGAGGCCCCTCGCGGCTGCCCCGGGCCCGGCCGCGCCGCCATGTTCCGCGCCCGCCGCCCGCCGGGGCTCGGGAGAGGCCGGGATCGGCCGCGCGGCGCGCCCCCTGGAGCGGCGGGACGGCAGTGAGGGGAGCGGCGAGCGGCGCGGCGCTCAGGGGCGGCGGGAGTCCGGGGCCGGGCGCATTGTTTCCCGAGGGGACCTCCCAGGCCAAGCCGGCACCCGCGCCCGCGGGGACCCCCGGCCACCGCCTTCTGGGGCTGCTGCCAGCCGGAGTCCCGGGGCGGCCGGAAGGGCCCCGGCTCGCCGCGCAGGGTGGCCAGGCCTTCCCCTCCGAGCCCCGGCACGCCGCCCGCTCTGTCCCACACGGAGCCTGCAGCGATGTTGTAAGATCTCTGTGGTGA